CCAAGGTGCAACATCATCGTCCAGCCGGATTCGTGATTCCATTCAGCGATCTGGCGCATGAACCAACTGCGCCATTTTTCGAGATCAGCAGCGCCGATATCGGAAGAATTTAACAGCAACCGGCTGAAGATGGTGGTGGCTTCGGCGTCCGAGCAAGGAGTTGCGTAGCACCGGTCTAGTCCATGGTCAGAGACCCGGCATCCGAGTTTGTGAAAGAATTCATATCGGACCCGAAGAGCCTCCATGAAGGTTGGCAACGATTCTACTGCGATGCCGGAACATGCTTCGAGCCGTGAGCGCCAATCGTGAAAATTCTGGCTGGAGTGGAGGCAAAGCGCAGAGTCAGGCCGAAAGGTCGGGAAAACTCGAAAAGAGACCCCCTGATCTTCTGCCAGTTGGCGGTGCGCTTCCAGTTGGTCGGCTGGATCGTCAGTGGTGCAGAGGACTTCGACGCCAGCTCTTGCCAGTAACTTCCGTGGCAGAAAGTCCTCGGTCGCGAGCATCGCGTTCGCTTCTTCCCAGATGCACTCTGCAGAAGACGGTGTCAGCGGAGCTGTTATGCCGAAAGTCCGCTTGAGCTCAATCTGGCACCACGCCTGCATTGGGCTTGAGGCCATCCGCGTGATGGTACGAGCCCACGCATCAAACCGTTCTTTTGGCGATGCTGAGCCGGTGCACAAATCCTCGCGTTCACCGGCTATCCGCATTGCTCGCCATTTATAGTGGTCTCCTTCGATCCACAGTTCCGAAAGATCCCTGAAGTGGGCATTGCTGGCGAGCCTTGCCGGCGGTAGATGACCGTGATAGTCGATGATGGGCAAGGAGGCATGTCGCTCGTACAGGGCAAGGGCGTTTTCTCGTACAGATGCAGTGAAATTACGCCTAATTGTCATTGAGGATTCCTTTTCTCAGCATTTGAGAATGAGTGCCAAAGTGTTAGGCATCAGCGTCGAACAAAACGGATCAACTGCGTCGACCCTAGATCGCCCATCTTGGCCAGCGTATCGAACAACTGCTTGTAGGGCTGCGGGATGATACTACCTGGGGCGTTTGCCCCAAAAGACCCAACTTGAACGGCGGTAAACCCGTAATGATCAAATTGACGGAGAATACCTTCCCTGCTCGGAAGCTGAAGATGCTGGACAGGGAGAAAGTGGTGCCATTGCGGTCCAAGGATTTGGGCGTGCATATGAGCGCGGGGGGTCTGGATAAGAACCTGACCTCCTGATTTCACTCTACGGGAGAGCGTTGTCAGTAATTCGGGGAGATCGGCTATATGTTCGTAGACATCCCAAAGAGTGACGATGTCGGTTAGACTCTCTCCTGCCAGCCACTCGTTGATTGGTTCGAAGTTGTGCCCCCGAATCGCAAGATGAAGAGTGTCTTCTCGTGGGTAATCGACAGCCGTTGTCTTGCCCAGATTCGGTTGTGTTGCCCGGCAGACGTCAAGGAAAACGCCATCGTATGCACCGAAATCCACAAGGTCTTTGCCTTGCTCCAGCTCAAGGCCTATATCGTTGATGCTTAAACGGTATTCCCGCTCTCTGGTGTCCCGCCACTCATCGCTATATCGTTTTCCATCATTTGCGTCGGTGTTTGTAGCTGCCTTTTTATGGTGGATTGAATAGTCAGAATAAAAAGCATTCAGGCGCTCAATGTCCGGTTTGCTGCCTATGGACCACGACCCGCACGCTGCACAGAGAATCCAGGTTGTCTCGTAAGGCTGCTGCCCCGACGTTACTGTCTTTCCGGCCAATGTCTCCCCGCATATCCGACAGGCCGTAGTTTGGCTATCCCCACAGAATGATTTTATTGTCTCGGCGACCATTTCGTATCCTTTAATCAGTTCGCCGTGAATAAAGACATACTTCACGACCAATGTTGAGATTGGCAAGGCTTTGGTACAACGATCTCTTTACTGATGTTAGCCCAGCGGCTGCGAGGTTGGTTTCGAACTGCTTGCGCTTCGCGTGACATGCACGACCTTGTGCGTCATTGCCTATATAGTTGTCACCCATGAGCAGGAACAGATCAATGGGAAAGGTTGATTCCTTGCACATAACGTCAAATCCGCTTCTCGTCAACAAATGTTCTAGGGATTCGAAGTCGAAGAAATTGATGTGATGAGGGGGGGCAACCCACCACGGTTGGAAATTACAGGCCGTACGAAGTGCCAGTTGAAATGGGTTGTAGTCGTTCGGAACGACGACGCAGAGAATCCCCTCGGGGGTTAGATTCTTCCGGACAATGCCGAGGAAATGTTCAGGGTCGGGGATGTGCTCCAGTACCGCACTCATGTGTATGACATCAAATAGCCCGAGTTGAACCGCGGTGTCTGCCGAGAAAAACTCCTCGATGATATCGAGGCCCATTTCCCGGCTGTGAGCCGCTGCAAGGGCCGAGGGTTCAATCCCGACTGTCTCCCATTCGCGGTCTTTGCCATGTTTTAGGAAGAAGCCTGGGCCTGACCCTATATCGAGGATACGGCGGCGATTTGGGGGGAGCAGTTCTTCGAAGGTGTCATAACGATCACCATAAACGAGGTTCCACCAGTCCAGATCTTCCCGGTAACGTTCCAGGTAAAGGGGTTTCTCGGATGTATAGTATTCGTGCCGGTAGACCTCTTCCAGTTCGTCCGGAGAGGGAATCGGAACGATATGCTTGAAACCGCAGCTGCTGCAGTCGATGACATCAAATCCCTTGACGGAGTCGCAGACTTCACCTTCATGATCACACCAGGTTTTCTTTTCAGCCATTAGAAGAATGCATCCTTTCCAGTTGTTCAACGATCTTTGTGGCTATACGCATAGCACCGTACCCGTCGACAGTGGCGCAGGCGCGGCGGCCCATTTCGTGTCTGAGTTCCCGAGAGTCAAGAAGTGATAGTGTCGTTTCGATAATACTCTCATTGCTGCATTCTTCGAGTACGCCGCAACTGAAAGCAAGTCGGCCGTCGACAAACTTTGAGGCCGAACGGGCGTGATCCGGTGTCAGGCATAAATACACTGCCGGTACGCCGGATGCTGCCAATTCGTAAGCTGTTACACCAAAAGACGCGATGGCCAGATCAGCCTGCCGCATGAGTGATGCCATGTCGCTTACTTCCCGTTCTATACGGTAATTGCGTCTGGCTTGGGCGAGGAACTGCTGCAAGTCATCTTCATGGACAAAACCTGCCCCTATAACCACGATTGTTTTAAAATCATTCCGCAATTCGTCAAGGATGCGGAGAACCGTGACAGTGAAATTCTCGGGGTCGCTTCCTCCCATGGTGAGAAGGAGAACTGGAGGATTGTTGTCGCGGGGGGGACAGGATGTGCAGAATTGTTTACGGAGTAAAACCCACTCCCAACCGCTGTAGATCTCACCTTTAAAATTATTCCAATTCAGTTCTGAAATCTGAGGGATGGGAGGATAGAAAAGGAGATCGGCTGCAAGGCGTCGAGGTGTAGGATCATCTATGCCAACGACCAGAATGCCCTCCTCGCGCCAGGAATTGACTTTTTCCACGGGCAAATCGTTCCGTATATCGAGTACCAAGACGTCGGGGTGATGGCACGAAATCAGTTCATCCATCCATTCCCCTTCGTCTGCATCTCCCTGCCGTTCGAGGGGGAAATCCGCTTGGCGCACCATTTCCATGCCGGGTTCGCCGCTGGCCATGGCGAAGATTATACCGCAGCCCTGTTTCTCTCGAAGTTCTCCGGCAAGAGCCAGGCAACGAACCACATGCCCGAGGCCGGTACGGCTGTCGCCATCGCAACGAATGAGAACCTTGTGACTCCGGTCAGTTGCTTTTTTCTGATAGACATGTTGATTGATTTGAAGCAGGTGAGGATTGTTCCTGAGAAGCCGTACGACGTCTGCAATATCGGCATCCCCAGCAGGAACGCCGAGAAGCCGGTAAAGTTCATCGAAAAATTGCACATCCGCCGGAGTGTCGACAGACAGCCGAGCGCCTTTGAATCGGTGTTCGTTGCCGACAGGAATCCGGGCAATATGGAACTTGTCGGGGTGCGCAATGAAGTAGGCTGTTACATGCTCAATGGCCACTGGATCATCGGAGGCTTCTGTCATGAGCCGTTTGAGTGCTTCCCGGGTGAAGGTGCAGAAACCTTCGTGAATGGAATGAATCCCTGCTTCGATAGTGCAGTACTCAGCCCCTTCTTGCAAAAGGGTTCGCACCAGCCGGTCCATTACCTCGGGATCCACCAAGGGAGCGTCGCCAGTAACACGAATAATGACATCGGCATCAACCTCTTCTGCTGCCTTGTTGAAGCGCAAGAGGACATTGTCCTCTGAGCCTCTCACCAGGGTAACTCCCCGCGTTTGGGCGAAGTCAACCAGCGGATCATCGGAGGGCTTGTCCGAGGTGGCGATAACGATGTCATCGAGGGTACTGCTACGGCGAAGGCGGTCAATAATATGCTCAAGCAGCGGTTTACCCGCCACCGGCATGAGCACCTTCCCCGGCAGGCGCGAAGAACCCATGCGGGCTTGAATGACAGCTACATTTTTCTTTTTAGCCATTCCATTCGTTCCTTACATGCAGAAAAGGTCTCAAACCGTCGGAAGGGTCGGCACGCCATTCGCGGTCAGGGAGCTCAACAGGGGTGGGTATCTTCTCTCCTGTGCCGTCTGAAGACAGCGCAATGCTCACATCCGCAATGACGGCTTTGATTCCGTCAGGAAGCCAGCAGTGGCCGGTAGCGAACTCTTCTCCCTCACCTTCCAGGTCGAGATGGAACTCCACTGCACTGGCTTCCCAGTGGTGCACTGCCCGCTGGATTACAGCAGGGGAGACGCTATGGTCGGACCAGCCTACCGGGCAACCAAAGCGTGAGCGAATGGTTTCAATCGCTGCAATGTTGCACTCTTCTGGGGGGGCTGGATAACCGGAAACACAGTGAAGCAGGGTAAGATCCTTGCACCCGGCTGTGCGCAACGTTTCCACCGCGCCGCCAATCTCATCCAGTGTAGCCATACCTGTTGAAAGGATCACCGGCTTTCCGGTAGCGGCACATGCTCGTAAAAGGTCATTCCAGAGAAGCTCATATGATGCGATTTTATAAAAATCCACATAGGGCAAGAGCTCTTCTACCGCTTGGAGGTAAAAGGGGGTGCATGAAAATTGAATCTTCTGCTGTTGGCACCGCTCGGCTATTGGGGCGAGAAATTCTACGGGAAGTTCCCACTCTTTCCGTGCAGTGAGCACAGGGCTCTTGGCGAGGACTTCCGGTGCAAAGAGTTCCTCGATTCGAAAAAGCTGGAACTTTACTGCTCCACAGCCTACGGCTGCTGCGGTGTCGATGAAGCGAAAGCAGCGCTCCATGTCGCGGTGGTGATTGCTGGACACTTCTGCTATGAAAAGTGGGTTAGTCATAGAATCTCCCGAAGTGTGGTTATGACCCGATCCTGGTCGCCTTCGGCCAGACCGGCGTAGAGCGGCAGGGTAATCGCTTCCCGGTAGTACCGCTCCGATTCGGGGAAGTCGCCGTCAGCAAAACCGGTTGCGCGATAAAAGGGCTGGGTGTGTACCGGGATGTAGTGGATGTTGACGAGTAGTCCTCGTCCCCTGAGGTCTTCGAATACCTGCCGACGGCTCTTCCGGATTGTGCCCGGATTGAGGCGTACCACATACAGGTGGAACGCAGACCATGTATCCGGGTGCTGCCACGGGAGGGTGAGCGGCAACTCGGCAAGGGCCTCATCGTACCGTTCCGCCAACTGATGCCGCCGCTTAACGAATTCGTCCAGCCGCGTCATCTGGCTCACCCCCAAGGCCGCCTGGATGTCGGTCATCCGGTAGTTGAACCCCAGCTCGATCTGTTCATAGTACCAGGGGCCGTGTGATTCCCCCGCCATGAGAGCTGGATCGCGGGTGATGCCGTGGCTGCGAAGCCGCAGCAGCCTCTCGTGCAGTTCGGGGCTGTTGGTGAGTACCATGCCACCTTCGCCGGTGGTAATGATCTTGACGGGGTGAAAGCTGAACACCGTCATGGCGGAATGACGGCAGTTGCCGACCGGCTCATTCTTATACCGTCCGCCGATGGCGTGGGAGGCGTCTTCAATGACGGTGAACCCGTACCGCCCGGCGAGTCGGCCGATTGCTTCCATATCGCACGGCTGCCCGGCGAAGTGCACCGGAATCACGACCTTCGGCAGTTTCCCGTCCCGTTCTGCCTGCTCCAGTTTTTCCTCCAACCGTTCGACGCTCATGTTGTAGGTGCGGGAATCGATGTCCACGAAATCCACTGTGGCTCCGCAGTAAAGCCCGCAGTTGGCGGAGGCGACAAAGGTGTTAGGGGATGTCCAGAGGATGTCGCCGGGGCCGATCCCTGCGGCGAGGCAGGCAATATGGAGCGCTGAAGTGGCGCTGTTTACCGCCACGCCATGGGCGGTGCCGCAGTAGCCGGCCACGGTTTGCTCGAAACGCTCCACCGTGGGCCCCTGGGTGAGCCAGTCTGAGGAGAGAACGTCGACGACGGCCTGGATGTCGGCCTGGCTTATGCTCTGGCGGCCGTAGGGAATGGGGGGACCGTTCATGCCAAGTCGTCCTTGCGGCGGTTAACATCCGGGTTGAGGTGGGTGTTGATCAAATCTTTCAGTTGTTCAACGCTCAGCCAATCGGTGTTGGTGCCACTGTTGTAGGCAAAACCATCGGTACAGCGTTGACCGTTGAAATGCGTCGTGAACTGTTCAACATCCCACAATGTCATGGAGGGGAGGATGACGAAGTAGTCCTTGAACTCGATGGTGTTCAGGGCGTCGGTGACAGTGATCATCTCCTCGTGCAGCTTCTCCCCCGGCCGAATGCCGACGATTTCGATCCGGCAGCCTGAATCGACGGCCTTGGCCACGTCCAGAATCCGGTAGCTGGGGATCTTGGGGACGAAGATTTCCCCTCCCCACATGGTGTCCAGGGCCTTAAGCACCAGCTTGACTCCGTCTTCAAGGGTGATGTTGAATCGGGTCATCCGTTCGTCGGTGACGGGGAGTACCCCTTCGCGTTTTTTCTTCAGGAAAAAGGGTATGACGCTGCCGCGGCTCCCCATGACGTTGCCGTACCGGACCACGGAAAACTTTATATCCCTGGTCCCCTTGAAATTGTTGGCAGCAACGAAAAGTTTATCAGAGCAGAGCTTCGTTGCGCCATAGAGATTTATGGGGGCGGCGGCCTTGTCGGTCGAGAGGGCCACCACTTTTGTCACTCCCTGCTCAAGGGCTGTTTCGATGATGTTCTGGGCTCCGAGGATGTTGGTCTTGATGGCTTCGAAGGGGTTGTACTCACAGGCGGGGACCTGCTTGAGGGCGGCTGCGTGAACCACGATGTTGATTCCCTCGAAGGCCCGGTAAAGGCGATCCTTGTCCCGCACATCGCCGATGAAATAGCGGAGTTGCGGATACTTATGGGTGGGGAACTGTTGTGCCATTTCGAACTGCTTCAGTTCGTCGCGGGAGAAAACCACGATTCGCTTTACTTCGGGATAGGAGGTGAGGATCGTTTCGATGAATTTCTTGCCGAATGATCCGGTGCCACCGGTAACGAGAATTGATTTTCCTGTAAGCATGGCTGCTCCGTGTGCATTTTATGGTTGAGCGGTTGATTTCGCTGATGATGCGCGACATATCAGTATTTTGAATACATGTTAGTGTACTGCAAAGAGAATGCCGGTGCTAGTGTGTCAAAAAATGGATGGCACGGGGTTTCGGGCCGGAAAACCACCGGCTGGCAATGGATTCCTTTATTGAAGTGATTGTGTCGTCTTTTGAATGTGCGGGGGAGTGTCTGGATTTTGACTCGAACTTGAATCTGGAGATTTAGTATCACTTGACATGGAAAGTCAATTGTGGAACTAAAGAAATGTCGTATGATGCCGATAGAATAGACTATGCTCTGTGTCCGGCGACTCGGGTTGCCGGAATTTTCATTGATCTTGAGGATCCCCTGTAGATGTCGACAGATTACGGTAATTACTTCGAAGAGCTCCAGAAAATCAATCTTGCCATCCGTCTCGGCGGGGGCGGGTCATTCGATGGGACCGCCGCCATAAACTCGCTCAAGGGTGATCTTGCCTGGCTCGAGCTGTACGGCAGCGAGCAGCCTCCGCGGGGCGGGGTACGACCGGGGGCGGAGGCTTGGCTGTCGGTATGGACCGGCGGGGCACTGTGCCGATGCGGCGCGCGGGTTGAAACCGTCCGCGACGATCGTCAGTTCTCCGTCCGTCTGGTTGGTGATGTGAAGGAGACGCAACGGCGGGAGTATTTCCGGCTCGACGTGTCGCTTCCCGTGCTCTACAAGGTCCTTGATGGTGTCACCCAGGAAGCCGCGGAGGCAGATTGGGCCGCTGACCGTAAGGTGTTCTGCCGCCCACCCGAGATCGTGCCGTCCGCCAATGGCCCGAAGGTCATGGATTGGGATGGAGCAGACGTTTCATCCGCGCGTGCCAACCTGAGCGGCGGTGGCATGCGTTTAAGGGTTTCCCGCCAGGTTGCCTCGGGCGCGTTGGTAAAGCTGACCCTCTTCCTGCCGCTTCCCCAGCCAAGAGCCATCTACGTGGTGGCCGAAGCCCTTCGCTGCTCGGAGATAACATTGAGCCGCGAACCTGGTACCCACTACTCCCTGTCCCTTAAATTCACCATGATCGCCGACCGGGACCGGGAAGCGATTATCTCTTATCTCTTCAATGAACAGCGCCGTGAACTTATGGCAAAAAACGAACGGGTGCGATGATATAGCTGGCATCAAAATACAAAAAGGCCGGGAAGGAGTTTTCCCGGCCTTTTTTCTTGTCTGACGCTCTGGATTTTACCGGTCCCCGGTCCCCATTTCTTGGTCCCTGCCCGTTGGCTCCCCCTTTTCCCCCTCACCGGAGAGAAGTACGATGTCTACCCGGCGGTTTTTCGAACGTCCGTCGCTGGTGGAGTTTTCGGCAATGGGGCGGTATTGGCCGAACCCGGCGGCGGATATGGCTTCCGGGTCGAAGTCATAGGATTTGGTCAGGAAATGAACGATATTGGTTGCCCTGCCCGTTGAGAGCTCCCAGTTTGAGGGAAATGTTGCCGAGTTGATGGGCATGGTATCAGTGTGCCCTTCCACCCGCACCGCATTTGAGTAACCTCCCAGGGATTCGGCCACCTTGGCCAGGAGCGGATAGGCGCTTTCCCGAACGATGGCACTCCCCGAATCAAAGAAACCTGCCTCCTTGAGGCTCACCACGAGCCCCCGCCGAGTGATGCTCACACTCACCTTATCCTGGGCACCCTGCTTGACAAGATATGCCTCCATGGCTGCCTTTATGGCCCGGAAGTCTTTCTCTTCGGCCCGGGCA
The nucleotide sequence above comes from Geobacter benzoatilyticus. Encoded proteins:
- the uxaC gene encoding glucuronate isomerase; this encodes MTIRRNFTASVRENALALYERHASLPIIDYHGHLPPARLASNAHFRDLSELWIEGDHYKWRAMRIAGEREDLCTGSASPKERFDAWARTITRMASSPMQAWCQIELKRTFGITAPLTPSSAECIWEEANAMLATEDFLPRKLLARAGVEVLCTTDDPADQLEAHRQLAEDQGVSFRVFPTFRPDSALCLHSSQNFHDWRSRLEACSGIAVESLPTFMEALRVRYEFFHKLGCRVSDHGLDRCYATPCSDAEATTIFSRLLLNSSDIGAADLEKWRSWFMRQIAEWNHESGWTMMLHLGARRNNNTRIFSSYGLDAGCDSIGDFPQGETLVAFLDQLDTSERLPKTILFNSNPRDTLMFATIAGSFWGEGIRGKVQHGPPWWFLDQLYGIEEHLNAQCATGVLGTFVGMASDSRSFLSTARHEYFRKALTLKLAEDLESGLFNPDQVDIDELCRDLFYVNAQSFFGWKGAHGNS
- a CDS encoding class I SAM-dependent methyltransferase is translated as MKYVFIHGELIKGYEMVAETIKSFCGDSQTTACRICGETLAGKTVTSGQQPYETTWILCAACGSWSIGSKPDIERLNAFYSDYSIHHKKAATNTDANDGKRYSDEWRDTREREYRLSINDIGLELEQGKDLVDFGAYDGVFLDVCRATQPNLGKTTAVDYPREDTLHLAIRGHNFEPINEWLAGESLTDIVTLWDVYEHIADLPELLTTLSRRVKSGGQVLIQTPRAHMHAQILGPQWHHFLPVQHLQLPSREGILRQFDHYGFTAVQVGSFGANAPGSIIPQPYKQLFDTLAKMGDLGSTQLIRFVRR
- a CDS encoding class I SAM-dependent methyltransferase → MAEKKTWCDHEGEVCDSVKGFDVIDCSSCGFKHIVPIPSPDELEEVYRHEYYTSEKPLYLERYREDLDWWNLVYGDRYDTFEELLPPNRRRILDIGSGPGFFLKHGKDREWETVGIEPSALAAAHSREMGLDIIEEFFSADTAVQLGLFDVIHMSAVLEHIPDPEHFLGIVRKNLTPEGILCVVVPNDYNPFQLALRTACNFQPWWVAPPHHINFFDFESLEHLLTRSGFDVMCKESTFPIDLFLLMGDNYIGNDAQGRACHAKRKQFETNLAAAGLTSVKRSLYQSLANLNIGREVCLYSRRTD
- a CDS encoding cytidylyltransferase domain-containing protein, which encodes MAKKKNVAVIQARMGSSRLPGKVLMPVAGKPLLEHIIDRLRRSSTLDDIVIATSDKPSDDPLVDFAQTRGVTLVRGSEDNVLLRFNKAAEEVDADVIIRVTGDAPLVDPEVMDRLVRTLLQEGAEYCTIEAGIHSIHEGFCTFTREALKRLMTEASDDPVAIEHVTAYFIAHPDKFHIARIPVGNEHRFKGARLSVDTPADVQFFDELYRLLGVPAGDADIADVVRLLRNNPHLLQINQHVYQKKATDRSHKVLIRCDGDSRTGLGHVVRCLALAGELREKQGCGIIFAMASGEPGMEMVRQADFPLERQGDADEGEWMDELISCHHPDVLVLDIRNDLPVEKVNSWREEGILVVGIDDPTPRRLAADLLFYPPIPQISELNWNNFKGEIYSGWEWVLLRKQFCTSCPPRDNNPPVLLLTMGGSDPENFTVTVLRILDELRNDFKTIVVIGAGFVHEDDLQQFLAQARRNYRIEREVSDMASLMRQADLAIASFGVTAYELAASGVPAVYLCLTPDHARSASKFVDGRLAFSCGVLEECSNESIIETTLSLLDSRELRHEMGRRACATVDGYGAMRIATKIVEQLERMHSSNG
- a CDS encoding N-acetylneuraminate synthase family protein, with the protein product MTNPLFIAEVSSNHHRDMERCFRFIDTAAAVGCGAVKFQLFRIEELFAPEVLAKSPVLTARKEWELPVEFLAPIAERCQQQKIQFSCTPFYLQAVEELLPYVDFYKIASYELLWNDLLRACAATGKPVILSTGMATLDEIGGAVETLRTAGCKDLTLLHCVSGYPAPPEECNIAAIETIRSRFGCPVGWSDHSVSPAVIQRAVHHWEASAVEFHLDLEGEGEEFATGHCWLPDGIKAVIADVSIALSSDGTGEKIPTPVELPDREWRADPSDGLRPFLHVRNEWNG
- the pseC gene encoding UDP-4-amino-4,6-dideoxy-N-acetyl-beta-L-altrosamine transaminase, producing MNGPPIPYGRQSISQADIQAVVDVLSSDWLTQGPTVERFEQTVAGYCGTAHGVAVNSATSALHIACLAAGIGPGDILWTSPNTFVASANCGLYCGATVDFVDIDSRTYNMSVERLEEKLEQAERDGKLPKVVIPVHFAGQPCDMEAIGRLAGRYGFTVIEDASHAIGGRYKNEPVGNCRHSAMTVFSFHPVKIITTGEGGMVLTNSPELHERLLRLRSHGITRDPALMAGESHGPWYYEQIELGFNYRMTDIQAALGVSQMTRLDEFVKRRHQLAERYDEALAELPLTLPWQHPDTWSAFHLYVVRLNPGTIRKSRRQVFEDLRGRGLLVNIHYIPVHTQPFYRATGFADGDFPESERYYREAITLPLYAGLAEGDQDRVITTLREIL
- the pseB gene encoding UDP-N-acetylglucosamine 4,6-dehydratase (inverting), which encodes MLTGKSILVTGGTGSFGKKFIETILTSYPEVKRIVVFSRDELKQFEMAQQFPTHKYPQLRYFIGDVRDKDRLYRAFEGINIVVHAAALKQVPACEYNPFEAIKTNILGAQNIIETALEQGVTKVVALSTDKAAAPINLYGATKLCSDKLFVAANNFKGTRDIKFSVVRYGNVMGSRGSVIPFFLKKKREGVLPVTDERMTRFNITLEDGVKLVLKALDTMWGGEIFVPKIPSYRILDVAKAVDSGCRIEIVGIRPGEKLHEEMITVTDALNTIEFKDYFVILPSMTLWDVEQFTTHFNGQRCTDGFAYNSGTNTDWLSVEQLKDLINTHLNPDVNRRKDDLA
- a CDS encoding PilZ-like domain-containing protein; translation: MSTDYGNYFEELQKINLAIRLGGGGSFDGTAAINSLKGDLAWLELYGSEQPPRGGVRPGAEAWLSVWTGGALCRCGARVETVRDDRQFSVRLVGDVKETQRREYFRLDVSLPVLYKVLDGVTQEAAEADWAADRKVFCRPPEIVPSANGPKVMDWDGADVSSARANLSGGGMRLRVSRQVASGALVKLTLFLPLPQPRAIYVVAEALRCSEITLSREPGTHYSLSLKFTMIADRDREAIISYLFNEQRRELMAKNERVR
- a CDS encoding flagellar motor protein MotB, which gives rise to MAKPKKEEKHVNHERWLVSYGDFLTLLFAVFVALYAMGQADQKKVEQVMQSMRESFGYTTIQGSAARPTVVDSTDIRIVPSITPDLTNKGRSQGQIMGGKGRARAEEKDFRAIKAAMEAYLVKQGAQDKVSVSITRRGLVVSLKEAGFFDSGSAIVRESAYPLLAKVAESLGGYSNAVRVEGHTDTMPINSATFPSNWELSTGRATNIVHFLTKSYDFDPEAISAAGFGQYRPIAENSTSDGRSKNRRVDIVLLSGEGEKGEPTGRDQEMGTGDR